The Rhizobium sp. BT03 genome has a window encoding:
- a CDS encoding ABC transporter ATP-binding protein translates to MAPIISVQNLTKTYANGFEALKGINLNVEKGEILALLGPNGAGKTTLISIICGIANPTGGKVLVDGHDVVKDFRATRGMIGLVPQELTTDQFETVFNTVSFSRGLHGKKANPAHIEKVLRALSLWDKKDNMLRQLSGGMKRRVLIAKALSHEPDILFLDEPTAGVDVTLRKDMWHVVEELRASGVTIILTTHYIEEAEEIADRVGVINGGQLLLVEDKAALMAKLGRKQLILDLTEPLSRLPDCFAGNGLTLEADGARLTYDFDTDKEQESIGTLLTRLGENNIHFKDLSTRQSSLEDIFVALVGAAK, encoded by the coding sequence ATGGCCCCCATCATTTCTGTTCAGAATCTCACCAAGACCTACGCCAATGGGTTTGAGGCACTGAAAGGCATCAACCTCAATGTCGAAAAGGGCGAGATCCTGGCGCTGCTCGGGCCGAACGGCGCGGGCAAGACGACACTGATCTCGATCATTTGCGGCATTGCCAATCCGACCGGCGGCAAGGTGCTGGTTGACGGCCACGACGTCGTCAAGGATTTCCGCGCCACCCGCGGAATGATCGGGCTGGTGCCGCAGGAGCTGACCACCGATCAGTTCGAGACGGTGTTCAATACGGTGAGCTTTTCGCGCGGGCTGCATGGCAAGAAGGCCAATCCGGCTCATATTGAGAAGGTGCTGCGCGCCCTTTCGCTGTGGGACAAGAAGGACAATATGCTGCGCCAGCTCTCGGGTGGCATGAAACGGCGGGTGCTGATCGCCAAGGCGCTCTCCCATGAGCCGGATATCCTGTTCCTGGATGAACCCACAGCCGGCGTCGACGTGACGCTGCGCAAGGATATGTGGCACGTGGTCGAGGAGCTTCGGGCCTCGGGCGTCACCATCATCCTGACCACTCATTATATCGAAGAGGCCGAAGAGATCGCCGACCGCGTCGGCGTCATCAACGGCGGGCAATTGCTGCTCGTCGAGGACAAGGCGGCGCTGATGGCCAAGCTCGGCCGCAAGCAGCTCATTCTCGATCTCACCGAACCTTTGAGCCGCCTGCCGGATTGTTTTGCCGGCAACGGACTGACGCTGGAGGCGGACGGCGCCCGGCTGACCTATGATTTCGATACCGATAAGGAGCAGGAGAGCATCGGAACACTGCTGACCCGGCTCGGCGAGAACAATATTCATTTCAAGGATCTGTCGACGCGGCAGAGTTCGCTCGAAGACATCTTCGTGGCGTTGGTGGGAGCGGCAAAATGA
- a CDS encoding ABC transporter permease: MNVEAVKSIYFFEMARTRRTLLQSVISPVISTSLYFIVFGAAIGSRIQEVEGVSYGAFITPGLIMLTLLGQCISNGSFGIYFPKFTGTIYEVLSAPVAMTEILLGYVGAAATKGMIIGFIILLTANLFVDVRIEHPFMMILFFLLTAITFSLFGFMIGIWAGNFEQLNLIPMLVVPPLTFLGGSFYSISMLPPFWQGVSHLNPVLYLVSGFRWSFYGIADVNPAISLAMITVFLAICLGTLGWIFKTGYRLRN; this comes from the coding sequence ATGAACGTCGAAGCAGTCAAATCGATCTATTTCTTCGAAATGGCGCGCACGCGCCGCACGCTGTTGCAGAGCGTTATCTCGCCTGTCATTTCGACTTCGCTCTATTTCATCGTCTTCGGTGCGGCGATCGGCTCGCGCATCCAGGAGGTGGAGGGCGTGTCTTACGGCGCTTTCATCACGCCCGGTCTGATCATGCTGACGCTGCTCGGCCAGTGCATCAGCAACGGCTCCTTCGGCATCTATTTCCCGAAATTCACCGGTACGATCTATGAGGTGCTGTCGGCCCCGGTGGCGATGACGGAGATCCTGCTTGGTTACGTCGGGGCGGCGGCGACCAAGGGGATGATCATCGGCTTTATCATCCTGCTGACCGCCAATCTCTTCGTCGACGTCAGGATCGAACATCCCTTCATGATGATCCTGTTCTTCCTGCTGACGGCAATCACCTTCAGCCTGTTCGGCTTCATGATCGGCATCTGGGCCGGTAATTTCGAACAGCTGAACCTTATTCCGATGCTGGTCGTGCCGCCGCTGACCTTCCTCGGCGGCAGCTTCTATTCCATCAGCATGCTGCCGCCCTTCTGGCAGGGGGTCAGCCACCTCAATCCGGTGCTCTATCTCGTCAGCGGCTTCCGCTGGAGTTTCTATGGGATCGCCGACGTCAACCCGGCGATCAGCCTGGCGATGATCACAGTGTTCCTGGCGATCTGCCTCGGCACGCTCGGCTGGATCTTCAAGACCGGCTACCGGCTGCGCAACTGA
- a CDS encoding SDR family oxidoreductase: MTEIRIEGAKVLIVGGSSGMGLALARRLLDEGALVTIAGRSQERLAAACRQLGDYPKLGTCAVDISREEEVAALFRDSGPVDHIVSTAADIEGAYQLLPAIELAAVQRVVESKFYGPLLLAKYGAAHLPPLGSITFTSGIAAYRPAARGSVVAAVNAALEGLVRALAVELAPIRINAVSPGWVDTPIWNSVAGDAKQATLDAMAQRLPAGRVGQPEDIADAIRFLVGNGFTTGTILHVEGGHRLV; encoded by the coding sequence ATGACTGAAATCAGGATCGAAGGCGCGAAGGTGTTGATCGTCGGCGGCAGCTCGGGCATGGGCTTGGCGCTTGCCAGGCGCCTGCTCGATGAGGGGGCGTTGGTGACGATCGCGGGGCGTAGTCAAGAGAGGCTTGCAGCAGCTTGCCGCCAGCTCGGCGACTATCCGAAACTCGGGACGTGCGCTGTCGATATATCGCGAGAGGAGGAGGTTGCGGCGCTATTTCGAGATAGCGGACCGGTCGACCATATCGTCAGCACGGCCGCCGATATTGAAGGCGCCTATCAGTTGCTGCCGGCGATCGAGCTTGCTGCAGTGCAACGGGTGGTCGAGAGCAAGTTCTACGGACCGCTGCTGCTGGCGAAATATGGCGCCGCCCATCTGCCGCCGTTGGGATCGATCACCTTTACCTCAGGTATCGCGGCCTATCGGCCGGCGGCGCGCGGATCGGTGGTCGCCGCCGTCAATGCGGCGCTTGAAGGTCTGGTCAGGGCGCTTGCCGTCGAACTGGCGCCGATCCGCATCAATGCCGTGTCGCCGGGGTGGGTGGATACGCCGATCTGGAATTCCGTTGCCGGTGACGCCAAGCAGGCAACGCTCGACGCGATGGCGCAACGCCTGCCGGCCGGGCGTGTCGGTCAGCCGGAGGATATTGCCGACGCGATCCGTTTCCTGGTCGGCAATGGTTTCACGACCGGCACTATCCTGCATGTCGAAGGCGGGCATCGGCTGGTCTGA
- a CDS encoding LysR family transcriptional regulator, giving the protein MNPRQLKTFLAVIRHENLTRAAAEVNLAQSSLSDQIQALEEELGVELFLRSRQGVAPTPAGAALKAYAEEILALNDEAKTAVRSAAGRTEQSIILGALETIAAERLAPWLSLFRRQNPSLALKLKIGGSGELHTQLQHGSIDVAFTFDRGQQDERFATRRISIEPLVLIAGRDSQAPSSEGLAALSTAPFVATETGCVYRHLFDTTFEEAGLPTPPIVAQADSIATIIRFVASGAGYGLVPRLALGPAAARSDIVELPWPGESPAAALVMMWRRRRVQPPALTLLLQSAGEELSPVRPADARLRHAG; this is encoded by the coding sequence ATGAATCCACGGCAATTGAAGACATTCCTTGCGGTGATCCGGCATGAAAATCTCACCCGCGCCGCCGCCGAGGTCAACCTCGCCCAATCGAGCCTCAGCGACCAGATACAGGCTCTGGAGGAAGAGCTTGGCGTGGAACTCTTTCTCCGCTCCCGCCAGGGTGTCGCTCCGACGCCGGCGGGTGCGGCGCTAAAGGCCTATGCGGAGGAGATTTTAGCGCTGAATGACGAGGCAAAGACCGCCGTTCGCTCTGCAGCCGGCAGAACCGAACAGTCCATCATCCTGGGCGCGCTCGAAACCATTGCCGCCGAAAGGCTGGCGCCCTGGCTCTCCCTCTTCCGCAGGCAGAACCCCAGCCTTGCTCTCAAACTCAAGATCGGCGGCAGCGGCGAATTGCATACGCAATTGCAGCACGGCTCGATCGACGTCGCCTTCACCTTTGATCGCGGCCAGCAGGACGAGCGCTTCGCGACACGCCGCATCTCCATCGAACCGCTGGTGTTGATCGCCGGCCGCGATTCGCAGGCCCCTTCATCTGAAGGCCTCGCGGCGCTGAGCACGGCGCCCTTTGTCGCAACCGAAACCGGGTGCGTCTATCGCCACCTCTTCGACACCACTTTTGAAGAAGCAGGCCTGCCGACACCGCCCATCGTCGCGCAAGCCGACAGTATCGCAACGATCATCCGGTTCGTTGCATCGGGCGCCGGTTACGGCCTCGTCCCGCGTCTTGCACTCGGCCCGGCCGCTGCGCGCAGCGATATTGTCGAGCTGCCATGGCCGGGCGAATCACCCGCGGCAGCGCTGGTGATGATGTGGCGGCGCCGGCGCGTGCAGCCGCCGGCGCTCACCCTCCTGCTGCAATCGGCCGGCGAAGAACTCTCGCCGGTCAGACCAGCCGATGCCCGCCTTCGACATGCAGGATAG
- a CDS encoding EamA family transporter, whose amino-acid sequence MNSLWPIVIGGILPAIFWGITAIFQKQSATSATGAAVYLIAFGGACALAGLIAALIWRPAPWTVEGLGFAATSGACFAVGTGLISFALFAYGVPVSKLAPIWSCNVLVTLAIGALFLGEASELNIMKLGAGTLLILFGALLVSSA is encoded by the coding sequence ATGAATTCACTCTGGCCGATCGTCATCGGCGGCATTCTGCCCGCCATTTTCTGGGGCATCACCGCCATCTTCCAGAAGCAGAGCGCCACATCAGCCACCGGCGCCGCCGTCTATCTGATCGCCTTCGGCGGCGCCTGTGCGCTGGCCGGCCTGATCGCCGCGCTGATCTGGCGCCCGGCTCCCTGGACTGTCGAAGGTCTCGGTTTTGCCGCCACATCAGGCGCCTGCTTCGCCGTCGGCACCGGCCTCATCAGCTTCGCGCTCTTCGCTTACGGCGTCCCGGTGTCGAAACTCGCGCCTATCTGGAGCTGCAACGTGCTGGTGACGCTGGCAATCGGTGCTCTGTTTCTCGGCGAGGCCTCAGAGCTCAACATAATGAAGCTCGGCGCCGGCACCCTCCTCATCTTGTTCGGCGCCCTGCTGGTCAGCAGCGCCTGA
- a CDS encoding TIGR02281 family clan AA aspartic protease, whose protein sequence is MIRLTVFLVVIGIGLALLIVNNDSSRILGLQSDDFVRVVYLLPIALMLSAGIWARRSSIGETMRHMMIWLVIILALVTVYLYRQDALGVGNRLLAGLVPGRAVVVTTSEGGQEIILHKLLNGHFEADVAVNGQTIEMLVDTGASMVALSHEDAERIGIDLSRLSYSMTVMTANGRGRAAPVTLDQVAIGPIVRNNVAASVAEDGRLDQSLLGMSFLETLGSLQMQTDELRMRD, encoded by the coding sequence ATGATCCGTTTGACCGTCTTCCTCGTCGTAATCGGCATCGGCCTTGCGCTGCTGATCGTCAACAATGACAGCAGCCGGATCCTCGGCCTGCAAAGCGATGACTTCGTTCGCGTCGTCTATCTGCTGCCGATCGCGCTGATGCTGTCGGCCGGCATCTGGGCGCGCCGGAGCAGCATCGGTGAAACGATGCGCCACATGATGATCTGGCTGGTGATCATCCTCGCGCTCGTCACCGTCTATCTCTATCGCCAGGACGCGCTCGGCGTCGGCAACCGGCTGCTCGCCGGCCTCGTTCCCGGCCGCGCCGTCGTCGTCACCACAAGCGAAGGTGGCCAGGAGATCATCCTGCACAAGCTGCTGAACGGCCATTTCGAAGCCGATGTCGCGGTCAACGGCCAGACGATCGAGATGCTCGTCGATACCGGCGCCAGCATGGTGGCGCTGTCGCACGAAGATGCCGAGCGGATCGGCATCGACCTTTCCCGCCTCAGCTATTCCATGACCGTCATGACCGCCAACGGCCGCGGCCGCGCAGCGCCCGTGACGCTCGACCAAGTGGCGATCGGCCCGATCGTCCGCAACAATGTCGCAGCCAGCGTCGCCGAGGATGGCCGGCTCGACCAGAGCCTGCTCGGCATGAGCTTCCTGGAAACGCTGGGCTCGCTGCAGATGCAGACCGACGAGCTGCGCATGCGCGACTGA
- a CDS encoding DUF1289 domain-containing protein yields the protein MQTPCIHVCSLVSATGFCAGCGRTLQEIGSWVSYSDTERSRIMALLPARLAGAAAVSNHMETGLASGPERPL from the coding sequence ATGCAAACACCCTGCATTCACGTCTGCTCGCTGGTTTCAGCCACCGGATTTTGCGCCGGCTGCGGCCGGACTCTCCAGGAAATCGGCAGCTGGGTGAGCTACTCCGACACCGAGCGGAGCCGGATCATGGCGCTGCTGCCGGCAAGGCTTGCAGGCGCCGCCGCGGTATCGAACCACATGGAAACAGGCCTCGCCAGCGGACCGGAGCGGCCTTTATGA
- a CDS encoding adenosylcobinamide-GDP ribazoletransferase translates to MKIKDLAVDTARAVAFLSRIPMPQSLFKTYDGRLGRLVRAFPFAGIIIGLVPALALLLLLGLRADPPMAALIALSIQVVVTGALHEDGLADTADGIGGGKSREQSLEIMKDSRIGTYGAIALILSFAIRAAALAAIAGHASPLTSALAIPAVAALSRGAIAWHWQRLPPAKADGVAASTGQPDEAAMQFALASAGLVAALLIWPAFGLRPLVTSLLAAGIAALAFTAFIRRKLAGHTGDTLGATQQICEIAALCALATAL, encoded by the coding sequence ATGAAGATCAAGGACCTTGCGGTCGATACCGCCCGCGCCGTCGCCTTCCTCAGCCGCATTCCCATGCCGCAATCGTTGTTCAAAACCTATGACGGCAGGCTGGGCCGGCTGGTGCGCGCCTTTCCCTTCGCCGGCATCATCATCGGCCTCGTCCCCGCACTCGCCCTGCTTCTGCTTTTGGGGCTGCGCGCCGATCCACCGATGGCGGCCCTGATCGCGCTGTCCATCCAGGTCGTCGTCACCGGCGCGCTGCACGAGGATGGCCTCGCCGATACGGCCGACGGCATCGGCGGCGGCAAGAGCCGCGAGCAGAGCCTCGAGATCATGAAGGACAGCCGGATCGGCACTTACGGCGCGATAGCGCTGATCCTCTCCTTCGCGATCCGAGCGGCAGCACTTGCCGCCATTGCCGGCCACGCCTCGCCGCTCACGTCGGCCCTTGCCATTCCCGCCGTCGCCGCACTCAGCCGCGGCGCCATCGCCTGGCACTGGCAGCGGCTGCCGCCGGCCAAGGCCGATGGCGTCGCCGCCTCGACCGGCCAGCCGGATGAAGCGGCGATGCAATTTGCCCTCGCCTCGGCCGGCCTCGTGGCGGCGCTTCTGATCTGGCCGGCCTTCGGTCTGCGGCCGCTGGTCACCAGCCTGCTTGCCGCCGGCATCGCCGCACTTGCCTTTACCGCCTTCATCCGCCGCAAGCTTGCCGGCCACACCGGCGACACGCTGGGCGCGACGCAGCAAATTTGTGAAATCGCCGCGCTTTGCGCCCTTGCCACGGCTCTTTGA
- the cobT gene encoding nicotinate-nucleotide--dimethylbenzimidazole phosphoribosyltransferase encodes MSVSGLPFDDFRTLLRDLPGPDARALVAARERDAQLTKPPGALGRLEEIAFWLAAWTGRTPAVNRPLVAIFAGNHGVTRQGITPFPPAVTQQMVENFAAGGAAINQICVAYDLGLKVFDLALDYPTGDITEEAALSERDCAATMAFGMEAIAGGTDLLCIGEMGIGNTTIAAAINYALYGGSARDWAGPGTGSEGEMLERKVAAVEKAVELHGDHLDDPLEIMRRLGGREIAAMAGAILAARMERIPVLIDGYVATAAAAILKAANPSALDHCLIGHVSAEPGHLRAIEMLGKTPLLALGMRLGEGTGAALAAGIVKAAAACHSGMATFAQAGVTNKD; translated from the coding sequence ATGAGCGTTTCAGGCCTGCCGTTCGACGATTTCCGTACCCTGCTCCGCGACCTGCCGGGGCCGGATGCCCGTGCGCTGGTGGCCGCGCGCGAACGCGACGCGCAGCTGACGAAGCCGCCGGGCGCGCTCGGGCGGCTCGAGGAAATCGCCTTCTGGCTTGCCGCCTGGACGGGCCGCACCCCTGCCGTCAACCGGCCGCTAGTGGCGATCTTCGCCGGCAATCACGGTGTCACCAGGCAGGGCATCACGCCCTTTCCGCCGGCGGTGACGCAGCAGATGGTCGAGAATTTCGCCGCCGGGGGTGCTGCGATCAACCAGATCTGCGTCGCCTACGATCTCGGGCTGAAGGTCTTCGACCTGGCGCTCGATTATCCCACTGGCGACATCACCGAGGAAGCAGCACTTTCCGAGCGCGATTGCGCCGCAACCATGGCCTTCGGCATGGAGGCGATTGCCGGCGGCACCGACCTGCTCTGCATCGGCGAAATGGGCATCGGCAACACGACGATTGCCGCCGCGATCAATTATGCGCTCTACGGCGGTTCGGCACGCGACTGGGCCGGACCCGGCACCGGCTCGGAAGGCGAGATGCTGGAGCGCAAAGTTGCTGCGGTGGAAAAGGCCGTCGAGCTCCACGGTGATCATCTCGACGATCCCCTGGAAATCATGCGACGCCTCGGCGGCCGCGAAATCGCGGCGATGGCCGGCGCCATCCTCGCAGCCCGCATGGAGCGTATCCCGGTGCTGATCGACGGATATGTCGCGACTGCTGCTGCTGCGATCCTCAAAGCCGCCAATCCCTCCGCGCTCGACCATTGCCTGATCGGCCACGTCTCCGCCGAGCCTGGACATCTGCGCGCGATCGAGATGCTCGGCAAGACGCCGCTTCTGGCGCTCGGCATGCGGCTCGGCGAAGGCACGGGCGCGGCGCTCGCCGCCGGCATCGTCAAAGCCGCCGCTGCCTGCCATTCCGGCATGGCGACCTTTGCCCAGGCCGGCGTGACCAACAAAGACTGA
- a CDS encoding diacylglycerol kinase: MTKPAVTKQTGFRHFTAAASYSWAGFLRVLKEAAFRQELGFFVVSIAALALVGASAGEIVVAVLLFLGLFSMEAMNTAVEEVIDRISPEISIVGKHAKDLGSFAVSCMIAACCLYLGFILGKHLFFSPA; the protein is encoded by the coding sequence TTGACGAAGCCTGCGGTGACGAAACAGACCGGATTTCGGCATTTCACCGCTGCCGCCAGCTATTCCTGGGCAGGCTTCCTGCGGGTGCTGAAAGAGGCAGCCTTCCGCCAGGAACTCGGTTTCTTCGTCGTTTCGATCGCGGCCTTAGCGCTGGTGGGGGCGAGCGCGGGCGAGATCGTCGTTGCGGTGCTGCTGTTTCTCGGGCTGTTTTCGATGGAGGCGATGAATACCGCCGTCGAAGAGGTGATCGACCGGATTTCGCCGGAGATTTCGATCGTCGGCAAACATGCCAAGGATCTCGGCTCCTTCGCGGTGAGCTGCATGATCGCCGCCTGCTGCCTCTATCTCGGCTTCATCCTCGGCAAACACCTGTTCTTCAGCCCGGCATGA
- a CDS encoding HAMP domain-containing sensor histidine kinase, which yields MSTGVSTSTDKIIVDRSRSHRNKAVSKAVRQTRERLQSGHASNSSFDRDVLKMYVASMLQGATVMPLFIVIITALGVYFTQDTQLLFWALLTLTCHTGNILLARRARRQEITPESARKWRRLLLLGQVLLGCCWAVFALQGCDSCEPSSFILYKGATLLIALSVTAMSNFMLTPAVLAAFAPAVLALAAKSGLSRDLLEISLTGLFTSTLVFFNYISDRLFKSNLRILSYQSEKDDLIAELEVAKSMSDEARRRAEEANLAKSRFLASMSHELRTPLNAILGFSEVMSAEVMGPLANPTYKEYAGDIHRSGQHLLDLINEILDLSRIEAGKYELSEEAISLLDITEDCIGMVQLRARAKNIAISDQFERQLPAIWADEKSMRQVVLNLLSNAVKFTPQGGEIHVKVGWTAGGGQYISIRDNGPGIPEEEIPVVLSAFGQGSIAIKSAEQGTGLGLPIVQAILAKHDGQFVLKSKLREGTEVIAILPAKRVLQSLPAVEEAQAVARKRKSFA from the coding sequence ATGAGTACCGGCGTAAGCACATCGACCGACAAGATTATCGTCGACAGGTCGCGCAGCCACCGCAACAAGGCCGTTTCCAAGGCCGTGCGGCAAACGCGCGAACGTCTTCAGTCCGGCCATGCGTCCAATTCCTCCTTCGACCGTGACGTCCTCAAGATGTATGTGGCGTCGATGCTGCAGGGCGCGACGGTCATGCCGCTCTTCATCGTCATCATCACCGCTCTTGGCGTTTATTTCACTCAAGATACGCAGTTGCTCTTCTGGGCGCTGCTGACGCTCACCTGTCACACCGGCAATATCCTGCTGGCACGGCGCGCCCGCCGGCAGGAAATCACCCCAGAGAGCGCCCGCAAATGGCGCCGCCTGCTGCTGCTCGGCCAGGTCCTGCTCGGCTGCTGCTGGGCGGTCTTCGCGCTGCAGGGCTGCGACAGCTGCGAGCCGTCGAGCTTTATCCTTTATAAGGGTGCGACGCTGCTGATCGCGCTTTCCGTCACGGCGATGTCGAATTTCATGCTGACGCCTGCCGTGCTCGCAGCCTTCGCGCCGGCGGTTCTGGCGCTCGCCGCCAAGAGCGGCCTGTCGCGCGACCTCCTCGAAATCAGCCTGACGGGGCTCTTCACCAGCACCCTCGTCTTCTTCAACTATATCAGCGACCGGCTGTTCAAGTCGAACCTCAGGATCCTTTCCTACCAGTCGGAAAAAGACGACCTGATCGCCGAGCTTGAAGTGGCGAAATCGATGTCGGACGAGGCGCGCCGCCGCGCCGAGGAGGCTAACCTCGCCAAGTCCCGCTTCCTTGCCTCCATGTCGCACGAACTCAGAACCCCGCTCAACGCCATCCTCGGCTTCTCCGAGGTGATGTCGGCCGAAGTCATGGGGCCGCTCGCCAATCCGACCTACAAGGAATATGCCGGCGACATCCACCGCTCCGGCCAGCATCTGCTCGATCTCATCAACGAGATCCTCGATCTCTCCCGCATCGAGGCCGGCAAATATGAGCTGAGCGAGGAGGCGATCTCGCTTCTCGATATCACCGAAGATTGCATCGGCATGGTCCAGCTGCGCGCCCGCGCCAAGAACATCGCCATTTCGGATCAGTTCGAGCGGCAGCTGCCGGCCATTTGGGCGGACGAGAAGTCAATGCGCCAGGTGGTGCTCAACCTTCTCTCCAATGCGGTCAAGTTCACGCCGCAGGGCGGCGAAATCCACGTCAAGGTCGGCTGGACGGCCGGCGGCGGACAATACATTTCGATCAGGGATAACGGCCCCGGCATTCCGGAAGAAGAGATTCCCGTCGTCCTGTCGGCCTTCGGCCAGGGCTCGATCGCCATCAAGAGCGCCGAACAGGGCACCGGCCTCGGCCTGCCGATCGTCCAGGCGATCCTTGCCAAGCATGACGGACAGTTCGTGCTGAAATCAAAGCTGCGCGAGGGCACCGAGGTCATCGCCATCCTGCCCGCCAAGCGCGTGCTCCAGAGCCTGCCGGCCGTCGAAGAGGCCCAGGCCGTCGCGCGCAAGCGCAAGAGTTTCGCCTGA
- a CDS encoding thermonuclease family protein, with product MTRSLRLIRDGVTALALLALLALIAAKLNDAGSVEYAGAFHAADGDSLTLGGERLRLEGIDAPELNQSCERAGHAWACGRAAREALQGMVLASGTLCRGSRRDRYDRLLVICRSGTGGDINAAMVRRGMAISYGGYGKEEAEARAAKAGLWVGTFERPRDVRDHARQSSASGGPLRFIRRIVGWE from the coding sequence GTGACACGGAGCCTGCGCCTGATTCGCGACGGCGTGACCGCTCTTGCCCTGCTGGCGCTCCTGGCGCTGATCGCCGCCAAGCTCAACGATGCAGGAAGCGTCGAATATGCGGGCGCTTTCCATGCTGCCGATGGCGACAGTCTGACTTTAGGAGGCGAACGTTTGCGCCTCGAAGGCATCGATGCACCGGAGCTCAACCAGAGCTGCGAGCGGGCGGGGCATGCCTGGGCCTGCGGACGGGCGGCGCGTGAGGCGCTGCAGGGCATGGTTCTGGCATCGGGAACGCTTTGCCGGGGCAGCCGGCGCGACCGCTACGACAGACTGCTTGTCATCTGCCGGAGCGGGACGGGCGGCGACATCAACGCCGCTATGGTGCGCCGGGGCATGGCAATCTCCTATGGCGGTTACGGCAAGGAGGAGGCCGAGGCGAGGGCCGCGAAGGCGGGGCTCTGGGTGGGGACTTTCGAGCGGCCGCGCGATGTGCGCGACCACGCGCGCCAGAGTTCTGCTTCCGGTGGCCCCCTGCGCTTCATCAGGCGGATCGTCGGATGGGAGTGA
- a CDS encoding uracil-DNA glycosylase family protein, translated as MTNEIGLEGLRQEIASCRICRDAPAKGLAYRLPHEPRPVAVISSSARILIAGQAPGLRVHESGLPFDDASGDRLRSWLGVDRASFYDRDRFAIVPMGFCFPGYDAKGADLPPRRECAPFWRQRVIAAMPQIELVLVIGQYAQAWHMGAERRDNMTETVRAWRDSLLSNRSPAVLPLPHPSWRNSGWLKRNPWFEKELLPVLQDRTKMLLS; from the coding sequence ATGACCAATGAAATCGGGCTGGAAGGCCTGCGGCAGGAAATCGCCTCCTGCCGTATCTGTCGTGACGCGCCGGCGAAAGGCCTCGCATATCGGCTGCCGCACGAGCCGCGGCCGGTGGCAGTGATTTCGTCGAGCGCACGCATCCTGATCGCCGGGCAGGCGCCCGGGCTTCGGGTGCATGAGAGCGGCCTGCCGTTCGACGATGCTTCGGGCGATCGGCTGCGGTCATGGCTCGGCGTTGACAGAGCGAGCTTCTACGACCGCGACCGATTCGCCATCGTGCCGATGGGTTTCTGCTTTCCCGGCTATGACGCCAAGGGCGCGGATCTGCCGCCGCGTCGCGAATGTGCGCCGTTCTGGCGGCAAAGAGTGATTGCGGCCATGCCGCAGATCGAACTGGTACTGGTCATCGGCCAATATGCGCAGGCCTGGCATATGGGGGCGGAAAGGCGGGACAATATGACCGAGACGGTGCGGGCTTGGCGGGACAGCCTTCTGTCCAACCGGTCGCCGGCGGTGCTGCCGCTGCCGCATCCGAGCTGGCGCAACAGCGGCTGGCTGAAGCGCAACCCGTGGTTCGAGAAAGAATTGCTCCCGGTCTTGCAGGATCGAACGAAAATGCTGCTTTCTTGA
- a CDS encoding Lrp/AsnC family transcriptional regulator has product MDRLDRKILRLLQEDSTLAVADLAKKVGLSTTPCWRRIQKMEEDGVIKRRVAILDPEKVNTKVTVFVSIRTATHSIEWLRRFSEVVAEFPEVVEFYRMSGDVDYLLRVVVPDIAAYDAFYKRMIAKIEIRDVSSAFAMEQIKYSTQLPLDYMILDNAKSNED; this is encoded by the coding sequence ATGGACCGCCTCGACCGAAAAATACTGCGTCTGCTGCAAGAAGATTCGACCCTTGCCGTGGCCGATCTCGCCAAAAAAGTCGGGCTGTCGACGACGCCATGCTGGCGGCGCATCCAGAAAATGGAAGAAGACGGCGTCATCAAGCGCCGGGTCGCCATCCTCGATCCGGAGAAGGTCAACACCAAGGTCACGGTCTTCGTGTCGATTCGCACGGCCACCCATTCGATCGAATGGCTGCGGCGCTTTTCCGAAGTGGTCGCCGAATTCCCCGAAGTGGTGGAATTCTACCGGATGAGCGGCGATGTCGACTATCTCCTGCGAGTCGTCGTGCCCGATATCGCCGCCTATGACGCCTTTTATAAGCGGATGATCGCCAAGATCGAGATTCGCGACGTCTCCTCCGCCTTTGCGATGGAGCAGATCAAGTATTCGACGCAGCTGCCGCTCGACTACATGATTCTCGACAATGCCAAATCCAATGAGGATTGA